In Bythopirellula goksoeyrii, a single window of DNA contains:
- a CDS encoding winged helix-turn-helix domain-containing protein has translation MAKKKATSSAVAKTSTPKKQSISKSSSNGVASKTQGALGNEQIGITAGDIWSVLSQNGELTITALKKEIDAPSDLVLAGVGWLAREEKLQFTTSGRSAKVSLK, from the coding sequence ATGGCCAAGAAGAAGGCAACTTCGTCTGCTGTAGCAAAGACTTCTACTCCCAAGAAACAATCCATTAGCAAGTCGTCCTCCAACGGTGTCGCCTCCAAGACACAGGGTGCGTTGGGAAACGAGCAAATTGGGATAACTGCCGGCGATATTTGGAGCGTGCTCTCCCAAAATGGAGAATTGACGATAACCGCATTGAAGAAGGAAATCGATGCTCCGAGTGATCTAGTGCTGGCAGGAGTTGGTTGGCTTGCACGTGAAGAGAAACTTCAATTCACGACCAGTGGACGCAGCGCAAAGGTGTCGCTGAAGTAG